One Melospiza melodia melodia isolate bMelMel2 chromosome 1, bMelMel2.pri, whole genome shotgun sequence genomic window carries:
- the DCSTAMP gene encoding dendritic cell-specific transmembrane protein, with amino-acid sequence MQKFISIAQNAWEIFISERKPGWKYQMQLFAVCSAVGFLSSFLLFLSMHFSLAHHSLGPLLISGFIWVLFSIMLFCFKHLRCFSVLFLLSCGLKNGRDALITAGTGVVVASNIQNIFHNLKVLADSITCHLKQEQFALIKYYIEAIKWIYEVANLPAEELKDIVILKHEFTPSYSILDDALKQELNDTEQEIQRIANQISFMLTILPYIGQKILPVFGVFLVSFGTGLFIKKFVGSHSTKFKNAYITKQFIAFDEQQKQQQRPCLLPLNRKERKDYVMIPSFFFTRKDRKKMLRYFLPIIIHLCIWLLFAAVDSLFYLLIISVNKYLQEVPDLDIQLRLSQNKNEKSYIISMKEHIAKTDSFKIPLVKQNCIPHPELALSTTWIQLGVIIFFLVIFGLFSGLLTQLKIFVSTSFYPDTEMKRIHYLHAKLLKKRKKLQEKTEKNMFARTVNFWFPILKAREAVRKKERSVAE; translated from the exons atgcaaaaattcatCTCAATAGCTCAGAATGCATGGGAAATTTTTATATCTGAAAGGAAGCCTGGCTGGAAGTATCAGATGCAGCTTTTTGCAGTTTGCTCTGCAGTTGGCTTCCTCTCCAGCTTTCTGCTCTTCCTTAGCATGCACTTCTCCTTGGCACACCATTCCTTGGGGCCCTTACTGATTTCTGGATtcatctgggttttgttttctatcATGCTCTTTTGTTTCAAGCACCTGCGCTGTTTCAGTGTTCTGTTCCTCCTTTCTTGTGGACTGAAAAATGGCAGGGATGCTCTTATTACTGCTGGCACAGGTGTTGTTGTGGCCAGCaacattcaaaatatttttcacaaTCTAAAGGTTCTGGCAGACAGTATAACCTGTCATTTAAAGCAGGAGCAATTCGCCTTGATAAAATATTATATTGAGGCAATAAAATGGATTTATGAGGTGGCCAACCTTCCTGCTGAGGAACTTAAAGATATAGTGATCCTAAAGCATGAATTCACACCATCCTATTCAATTTTAGATGATGCATTAAAACAAGAGCTAAATGACACAGAGCAAGAAATCCAGAGAATTGCTAACCAGATATCTTTTATGTTGACTATACTGCCCTATATAGGTCAGAAAATATTGCCTGTATTTGGGGTTTTTCTAGTTTCTTTTGGAACTGGACTCTTTATCAAAAAATTTGTGGGTTCTCATAGTACCAAATTTAAGAATGCTTATATCACAAAACAGTTCATTGCATTTGATGAGCAGCAAAAGCAACAGCAAAGACCCTGTCTTCTGCCACTTAACAGAAAAGAGAGGAAAGATTATGTGATGATCCCATCCTTCTTCTTCACAAGAAAGGACAGGAAAAAAATGCTGCGTTATTTTCTCCCTATAATTATTCATCTTTGCATCTGGCTTCTGTTTGCTGCAGTAGACTCTTTGTTTTATTTGTTAATTATTTCTGTGAACAAATATCTCCAAGAAGTACCGGATCTAGACATTCAACTCAGACTCTCTCAGAAT AAGAATGAGAAAAGCTATATAATTTCTATGAAAGAGCATATTGCCAAGACTGATTCTTTCAAGATCCCTTTGGTTAAGCAAAACTGCATCCCTCATCCCGAGCTTGCTCTCTCTACAACATGGATTCAGCTTGGAGTCATCATCTTCTTCTTAGTAATTTTTGGGTTATTCTCTGGCCTCCTGACCCAACTTAAAATATTTGTGTCAACTTCCTTTTATCCTGATACTGAGATGAAACGGATACATTATTTACATGCAAAATtactcaaaaaaagaaaaaagctacaAGAGAAAACTGAGAAGAACATGTTTGCAAGAACG GTCAACTTTTGGTTTCCAATACTCAAGGCAAGAGAGGCAgtgaggaagaaagaaaggagtGTAGCAGAATGA